TCAAGTTAAGCCCGAAACCGGGCGATCTGATAAGGGCCAAACTCACGGCCGAAGATGTCGATGACGGAGCGGCGGAGAAAATCGGATGGGATGGTGAGATCTTAGTGGCTCCGCCGATGTTTAGAGGCGTGCGGTGAGGATGTATCTCGTCATGGAATGCTTCGGAGCAGGTAGGGATTCAATCATGCGATATCCCACCTCCCGAAGCATTCCGGATATATCGCGGGCGACGGCGATGATCGAGATAGGGGCGAGATTAACGAAGTTCCTCAGGAGCTCCCGATATAGATCATCGGTTGCCTCCATGTTCATCCCATATGGAAGATCCGTCACCAGGAGATCGAATTCCCCATCGATCTCCCTCGCATCAGCCTGGATAACCCTTCCCGAAAGGCCAAAATAGGCGAGGTTTTTAAGCGAAGCCTGAATCATCTTATAATTCAAATCGTATCCCGTGACCTCATATCCCATCTCTGCCCCCTCCAGTAGGATTGTCCCTGCCCCACAGCACGGATCGACTAATCTGGCGGGGGGGCTGACACCTGAAAGGTTTATCATCGCCCGCGCCAGCCGATGCGGTATCGAGCTGGAGGTGGTATGGGGTTTACAAGAGAGCTTGACCCAGGCCCGGCTGATCTCCGAGAATACCCTGCCGAACAGAACCTGATTTTCCTCCATGACCAATAGGAATTTCACCTTCGGCCTCGAAAGGTTCGGCCTGCCGGATATGAGATCGGCGATCATAGCCGCCATCTGGGGCGATTTCACCTCGATATGAGCTCCGAGCCTCTTAACCCTTATGGCGAATCCATCAGCTGAAATCCTGATGGCGGAGAGGTATCTCCTGAGCTCCTCCAGATCTCCGCCTCTGAAGATCATCTCAGCGCCGAGGTTTATGAAGGCCGACCTGGATATATCCGCCCTCTGCCGGGATATCCCCAATCCGAACCGATCGGGCTTAACCCCGGCGAAAGTCATAAGCTCAGCCTCTATCAGGGGACGATCGAGCTCGGAACGGGATGTGAGATAGAAAAAACCTTCGTTCATCTCAAGGCCACGACCACCGATTTCGATCTCTCTTCGCTGAGGTTCTCAAGCAGAGAGCTGAAACCCCGTGATCTCAAATCGGCCATATGACAGGCGATCAGGATCCCATCAGCTAATGCCCTGATCCTATCTATCTGATCGGGTAACGCCGAGGTGCAATCCAGTATAACCGATTTATACCATCCTCTCAGATCCGAGAGCACCTTCTCCAGGTTCTCCATATTGATCCTCCGATCGGTGCCGTATGGCAGCAGGCTTAGGTAGTCAATCCCATGGGCGCTTGCCAGTGTTTCCACCTCGATTACGCCGAACAGCATATCGGTGGCCGTTCGGAGGACTTGAGGCAGAAGGTTGGGATCATGGCTTATGTCGGTCAGTCCTGGAATTTCCTCTACACCGAAGAGACGTGATAACCTTTCATCTTGAGGGGCAAATCCCACTAGAACTGTCCTAACTCCTTTGCGGGCACGGTATATGGCTAGGTTAAACCCAAGGCTAGTCCTTCGGCCGTCGGGTGAATAGCCTAAAATCAGATCCACACCTTCAGGCAGCAGGGAGTTAACAGCCCGCATAGCTTCAGGATCATCGGCGTATGAAACCATAAGCTCATCCCATTCCAGACCCGGCACGATGAGGATGGGAATTTGGATTTCATCGATTCTCCCATCAAGTGGCGATATCTCTTTTCTCGAAGCCCGTCTGGGACGGATCGTCGTCAGGGCAATCCCTATCAGCAAACCGATTAATCCGCCTATCGTCATGCTCCTATAGCGTTTGATCCCCCTAGAAGAGGGTAACACCCGAGCCGGTTCTACGATGACGGCGATATCGGGCTTCTCAAGCATCTTAAGCCTGTACTCCTCAAGTTTCCCCCTCAGCATCGAGCAGAGCTCCGAAAGCGACCGAGCCTTAGACTCAATCAGAGCGTATTCACCCTGAAGTCTGGAGAGGCGGGAGATCTGCTTCCTGGCGGTGTCGATCTTCCTTTGAACCATATCCCTCCTTTTCTCCAGATCGGAGATCTCCCCCGATATCCTATCCATATCGGCCTGTAGCTTCGTTTTGATCTCCTCAGCCAACCTGGAACTGACCTTTTCGATTCGCGCCTGATTCTCCTTAACCTTGGGATGGATCTCGGTATAGTGACGGAGCAGCTTCGCTCGCTTGGATTGAAGCCTTCTCATCTCCTCGATCAGCGCTGATATGATGGGATCGGAGATAAGCCTCATTGAGAAGGAACTGATCCGAGCGATATACTGAGGGGTTATTTTGGTTGGCTCAATCAGGGATTTAACGACCTGTAACTCCCGCCTGCAGCTGTTTATATCCACGTTGATCTCTTCGAGATCGCGGCTATACTTCGCGATGAGGCTCGATATGGATCGGACGTTGGATGAGGGGATGAAGTCAGGGTGTTGTCTCAGGTAATCCGATATCTCCTTTTTAGCCTCCTCCAACTCCTTCTCCCTAGTCTTCAGCTCCGAGAGGATGTATCTGACCTCCTCCTCCAGGTTTTCCCTCTCCAAGAATGTTCTCTCCTCGATATACTGCTGGGCGGCGATCCGAGCGAGCTTAACGGCTTCCGCTCCGGTTTCCGCGACGGCGGTGAACAGTAATAGATTTGTCATGCGCGGATTTTCCACCTCGATTCTACTCCGTATCGATTCGACTATTCTCCTCACCCGTTCGGTCGGCCTTCGGTTGGAGAGATTTTCGCCTTTCGATTTACCATAAAATCCGGATTCGTGCTTCAGGGATAGCTCATTTATCTTAATGAGCCCCATCTTGTAAGCGATCCTCTCCATGACAGCGTAGCTTTTGGCCAACTCCATCTCATTTTTCATGAAAATATCCATGGCTTTAGGATCGGAAGG
The genomic region above belongs to Candidatus Poribacteria bacterium and contains:
- a CDS encoding methyltransferase domain-containing protein, which translates into the protein MNEGFFYLTSRSELDRPLIEAELMTFAGVKPDRFGLGISRQRADISRSAFINLGAEMIFRGGDLEELRRYLSAIRISADGFAIRVKRLGAHIEVKSPQMAAMIADLISGRPNLSRPKVKFLLVMEENQVLFGRVFSEISRAWVKLSCKPHTTSSSIPHRLARAMINLSGVSPPARLVDPCCGAGTILLEGAEMGYEVTGYDLNYKMIQASLKNLAYFGLSGRVIQADAREIDGEFDLLVTDLPYGMNMEATDDLYRELLRNFVNLAPISIIAVARDISGMLREVGYRMIESLPAPKHSMTRYILTARL